From Eubalaena glacialis isolate mEubGla1 chromosome 5, mEubGla1.1.hap2.+ XY, whole genome shotgun sequence, one genomic window encodes:
- the LOC133092127 gene encoding LOW QUALITY PROTEIN: ribonuclease H2 subunit B-like (The sequence of the model RefSeq protein was modified relative to this genomic sequence to represent the inferred CDS: inserted 2 bases in 1 codon) codes for MAGGVDCGEGARARQHVFLVPQYLKDASKKMKSGLMFVKLVNPCSGEGAIYLFNMCLPQLFEIXVFKEKNHSWFINESVQSGVLLHFATPMDPLFLLLHYLIKADREGKFQPLDQVVMDDMFPNCILLLKLPELEKLLPHVAEEKEIDKKKYYKYSKEKTLKWLEKKVNQTMAALKTNNVNVGAWVQSTAFFSGDPVSSDKEEDYIRYTHGLIFDYIPKELSDDLSKYLKLPEPPASVPNPPSKKVKLSDEPVEAKEDYTKFNTKDLKTVKKNSKMTAAQKALAKVDKSGMKSIDSFFGAKHVKKIGKI; via the exons ATGGCAGGAGGCGTGGACTGCGGAGAAGGGGCTCGCGCCCGGCAGCACGTGTTCCTAGTCCCACAGTATTTAAAAGATGCttcaaagaagatgaaaagtgGGCTTATGTTTGTAAAACTGGTTAACCCATGTTCAGGGGAAGGAGCCATTTACTTGTTCAATATGTGTCTACCGCAGCTGTTTGAAAT agttttcaaggaaaaaaaccatTCTTGGTTTATAAATGAATCAGTTCAATCAGGAGTTCTTCTTCACTTTGCCACACCCATGGACCCTCTGTTTCTGCTTCTCCACTACCTTATAAAGGCTGATAGAGAGGGAAAGTTTCAGCCCCTGGATCAAGTTGTGATGGATGACATGTTTCCGAATTGCATCTTGTTACTGAAACTTCCTGAACTTGAGAAGTTACTTCCACATgtggcagaggagaaagaaatagaCAAGAAGAAATATTACAAGTACAGCAAAGAGAAGACATTAAAATGGCTGGAAAAAAAGGTTAATCAGACTATGGCAGCATTAAAAACCAATAATGTAAATGTCGGTGCCTGGGTACAGTCTACTGCATTTTTCTCTGGTGACCCGGTTTCCAGTGACAAGGAAGAGGATTATATTCGTTATACCCATGGTCTGATATTTGATTACATCCCTAAAGAATTAAGTGATGActtatctaaatatttaaagctTCCAGAACCTCCAGCTTCAGTGCCAAACCCTCCATCAAAGAAAGTAAAGTTATCAGATGAGCCCGTAGAAGCAAAAGAAGATTACACTAAGTTTAACACTAAAGATTTGAAGACtgtaaagaaaaacagcaaaatgaCTGCAGCTCAGAAGGCTTTGGCTAAAGTTGACAAGAGTGGAATGAAAAgtattgattccttctttggtgcgaaacatgttaaaaaaattggaaagattTGA